Part of the Ignavibacterium album JCM 16511 genome, AGACCAGATATTACTGCTAAACTGCAATTAATCGAGTTGCCTTTTTATATTTTGCTAATGTGGATAGCTATAAAAAATTCTGGCATTTACGGGGCTGCATTTGTCTATATGATTAGAATGATAATTGATTGTTTATTATTGATTTATTTTTCCAAACTGATAACAGGCAATTATTTTCTTGTTAAATTTAACTTAAAATTTCTCTACCTGTTTATTTTGTTGTTTATATTGATATTCAGCATCACTTCAAACATATTTTATGTTAAAGTCATCTTATCAGCTTTGATGTTATTTTTATTTATTTATATCTCCTGGCGATATTTTCTTGATAATGAAGATAAATCATTAATAAAGTCCAAATTAAATATTCAATTCTTTTAATTCGTTTTCAAAGATAAAGATGATAGAGAATCAGCTTAAGCAAATAAAACCAATTTTATCAATTATAATTATTAATTACAATCTTGAAGAAGAGATCGACAATTGTCTGGATAGCTTATTAAAAACATTGGATAAAATTGAAGAATTATCACACTCATTTGAAATTATAATTGTTGACAATAATTCACCTAATAAAAATCTATTTTTACTCGAGGAGAAGTATAAATCTGAAAAAATACATTTCTTCTATTCTGAAAAAAATCTCGGCTTTGGAAAAGGTTGCAATCTTGGAGCATCAAAAGCTAAAGGTGAATTTCTGTTGTTTCTGAATCCTGATACAATTGTTGAGGAAGATATATTCACCAACATTCTTGATTTATTCAACTCAGAGAAAAAGATTGGAATAATCGGACCAAAACAACAAACCCGTAAACCTTGTTTTGATTTTTCGGCTGGTTATTATCCAAATGTTTTTTTTGAATTGTTCAACTTATTTGGATTGGGAGTTTTCTTTGAGGGATTTTTAGTCAATTTGTTAACTAAATTATCATCAAAAGAATATCTTAATGTACATTGGATTTTAGGAGCAGCGATATTCATCAGAAAAGAATTGTTCGATTTAGTAGATGGATTTGATAAGGATTACTTTATGTTTTTTGAAGAAGTTGATTTATGCAGAAGAGTATATAAAAGAGGTTATAGAATAGTTTACTTTCATAAGTTAAAAATTCACCATATTGGGAGTGTCTCAGGTAAAAGAAATTATTTTCTTTATACAGTCAGAACTTATGCCAGTAAGTATTTGTTTTTAACTAAACACTATAAATTTCCGAATAAACAGCTAATGACAACACTGCTCCGGTTTCAATTGATTTCTCAGATTATAATCTGGTCTTTATTAAGCCCACTTTCTTTTGATAAATCAAAACAAAAAATCAAAAGTTTCCTCTATTTGATAAGTCACCAACTGAAGAATGAAATTGATATCAATTGAATTGCTGCATTTTAATATATTTCCATCCTAAAAAATCAGAATTAAAAAATTTCATAATATTTGATTTCAGATGAAAATTGGTATTGATGCAAGACTTCTTGAAAGGAAGATTACCGGCATAGGAAGGTTTTTAATAATTCTACTTGAAAACTTTCCTATTTATGATAAAGAAAATACGTATTATCTTTTTACATATGACAAAGTAAATTTTAAACCGGACTTTTATAAAAATATTCCGACAATAAGAAGTATTATTCCCCAAAAATTATTTTCACCAATTTGGTGCAACTTAATTCTTCCATTCTTTCTGAAGAAGCATCAAATTGACATTTTATTTTCCGTTAATCAGGTAGTTCCACTAATAAAAATTAAAGGTTGTAAATACATATCAGTAGTTCACGATGTAATTTATAAAGCTGATCCGTCGTTCCTTCCTTTTATTTACAGAAAGTATCTTCAGCTATTTGCATTTTTTTCTGTGAGAGTAAGTGATTTGATAATTACAGTATCTGAGTATTCTAAATCGGATATACTTAAACATTATAAAATTGATGAGAGTAAAGTTAAGGTCGTTCTGCAATCCGCAAATAAAATATTTCGCCCAAGAATTATTCCAGAAGAAGAGAGAAAAACGCTCAAAGAAAAGTATAAGTTATCAGAAAAAATTGTTTTATATGTTGGTATGATTGAGAACAGAAAAAATATTCAGGCGATTTTAAATATCGCAGACTTATTTGCCAAAAAGCGAAAAGATTTAATCTTTGTTTTGATAGGAAAAATTGGATACGGTGGAGATAAAACTAAAGAGGAAATCAACAAAAGGGAAAATGTTATTCATTTAACGAATATTGATGATGAAACACTTGCTAAATTTTATAACATCGCTGATGTTTTTCTGTTTCCTTCTCTTTATGAAGGATTCGGTTATCCCCCTTTAGAGGCAATGCAAAGTGGTTTGCCAGTGATTGCATCCGATAATACATCTTTAAAAGAAATCGTCGCAGATGGAGGAATACTTTGCAATCCAAATGATTATTCACAGATTTATAATGAAATAAATAAACTGCTTGAAGACAAACATTACAGAGAAGAAATAAAACTTTCCGGAGTTAAACGGGCAGAGAATTTTTCTTTGGAAAAATCTGTAATTCAGATAGTGGAAATTTTTAATTCACTTGATAACTATAAAAATAATTGATTAATACTGATGTCAAATAATATCGATGTTTCCGTTGTAATTATTTCCTGGAAAATGCGGGATTTACTTGAAAGATGTCTTAAGACCATCTATTATTTTACTAAGGACTTAACCTTTGAGATAATAGTTGTTGATAATAACTCTCAGGATGGGACCTCTGAAATGATTGAGAAGAATTTTCCTGATATTAAGCTGATAAAGAATCCTGAAAACAGAGGAGTTGCTCCTGCTCGTAATCAGGGAATTAAAGAAACTAATGGCAAATACATTTTAATTCTCGATGCAGATATGGAGCTGATTGAAAATTCTATAAAAAAACTTTTCGATTTCATGGAAAAAACAACTGAATGCGGATTAGTTGGTTGCAAACTTGTAGATCAGAATCATCAACTTCAATATTCCTGTAAAAGATTTCCAACCTTGCTTGCTTTTATTTTCAGAAGATTAGAATGGATTGATGCAGTAAGAAAATCATCTACACTCACACAACATACTATGCAGGATTGGGATCACAATGAAATAAAGGAAGTTGATTATTTAATTGGTGCTTGTCAGTTCTTTCGTAGGGATGTAATTGATAAAATCGGCTTATATGATGATAATATTTTTTATGGTCCGGAAGATATTGACTTTTGTTTGAGAGTATGGAAAGCGGGATGGAAAGTATATTACTATCCTTTTACTCAAATAATTCACCACGAACAAAGAATCACAAAGAAAAATTTGTTCTCCAAAATTTCACTTAAACATTTCGCTGGTATTTTTTATTTGTACAGGAAATATAACTTCAGGATAAAAATTTAACTATGTCGAAGTCCATTGAAAAATTCCTTCTCATCTTTACTGATTTTATAATGATTAATCTGGCGTTTATTGTTTACTTCGCACTGCGTGTTCAATCGGGTTTGTTTGATTTGGTTATTATGCCAGAGTTCTTTCTTCCAATGATTGCACTTTATTTTTACTGGCTTTTGATTTTTACTTTCGTCGGGATGTATCGCTCCTGGTTTGCAGCTTCCCGATTTGATGAGATATCAACTTTATTCAAAGCAACTTTTGTGGGAATCTTTATTCTCTTCTTCATAATATTTCTTGATGATTATATAAACAATGTTTCTTCGAGCACAAGAATTCTGATTTTTATTTATTGGGCTCTACTTGTATTGTTTGTTGGAACAGGAAGGGTTATAATCAGAAGCATTCAGAGAAATTTACTTATCAAAGGTTTCGGAAGACGAAATGCGCTTATTATTGGTTTCAATGACAGAGCTTTCGAGGTTCTTGACACTTTGTTAAAAGCTCCTGCGCTTGGTATTGATGTAAAAGCATTCGCAACAATTAAAGATGAACATCTCAACAAAACCTACAACAATATAAAAGTTGAAGCTAATCTTAATTCACTTCAAGAAACGATTAATAAATACAATGTTCAGGAAATTATTCTTGCGTTGGAAAAGGATGAACACGATTCTCTGGTTGATATTATTTCTCTTTGCAGTGATAAGAATATAAAAATAAAAATTGTGCCCGACCTTTATGAGATTTTAAGCGGACAGGCAAGAACAAGTCAGATTTACGGAATGCCTTTAATTGATATAATGCCTGAACTGATGCCGGAATGGGAACGCAAATTAAAGCGGCTACTTGATATAGTTGTCTCAATAATAATTTTAGTAATTTCTCTGCCGGTTACTTTAATAACTTCACTTGCAATAAAACTTGATAGTGAAGGTCCGATATTTTTTACTCAGGAAAGAATGGGAATGAATGGAAAAATTTTTAAAATGATAAAATTTCGTTCGATGAGAAAAGACGCCGAGAAACTTACCGGTCCGGTATGGTCACAAAAAAATGATCCGAGAGTAACAAGGGTTGGAAGAATTATCCGTAAACTCCGTATTGATGAGATACCACAGTTCATCAATGTACTTAAAGGTGATATGTCTGTCGTTGGTCCGAGACCTGAACGACCATTTTTCGTTGAGAAGCTTTCACAAGAAATTCCTTATTATAAAAGAAGATTAAAAGTTCGTCCCGGCATAACCGGCTGGGCACAGGTCAAACACAAATACGACGAATCAATTGAAGATGTTAAAATCAAATTGAGATATGATTTATTCTATATAGAAAATATGTCTATCAGAATGGATATAAAGATTCTTTTCAGAACTATTTTTGTGGTGCTGTTTGGAAAGGGTCACTATGAGTAAAATTTTAGTAATAATTCCAACATACAACGAACTTGAGAATGTCAAAAAAATTATTCCTGCTGTACTTGAGCAGAATGATAATATTGATATTCTGATTGTGGATGATAATTCTCCTGATAAAACAGGAGATTATGTTGAAGATTTGAGTAAGCAAAATAAGCGTGTGAAATTAATCCGGCGTGAAAAAAAACTTGGTCTAGGAACTGCTTACATAGCAGGTTTCAAATATGCAGTTCAACATAATTATGATTTTGTATTTGAAATGGATGCTGACTTCTCTCACGATCCGAAAGAAATAAATCATTTTCTAAATGCAATTCAGGATGCTGATGTTGTACTTGGAAGCAGATATATTAATGGAGTCAGAGTTCTTAACTGGCCAATGAGAAGACTCCTTCTAAGTTACTTTGCGAGTGTTTATACAAGAATAATTACCGGTTTACCTGTTAAAGACGCAACCGGTGGATTCAAGTGTTTCAGGATTGAAGTACTAAAAGCTATTGACCTTGACAGAATAAAATCGAACGGATACTCATTTCAGATTGAAATGACTTTTAAAGCTTTCAAAAAAGGATTTAGGATTAAAGAAATTCCAATAGTATTTATGGATCGTGTTCAGGGTAAATCAAAAATGTCTAAGAAGATTGTTCGCGAAGCAGTTTTTATGGTTTGGAAGTTAAGGTTAAGAAGTATTATCGGAAGACTTTAATAACAGGCAATGACAGATTTATCAATTATATTAGTAAACTATAATGTAAAAGAGTTTCTGAAGAACTTACTTCACTCAATTAAAAAAGCTTCTCAAAATCTATCCACAGAGATTATTGTAATTGATAATGCTTCGGATGATGGAAGTATTGAAATGCTTCGTGAAAAATTTCCGGAAGTAAAGCTAATCGCGAATGATAAAAATCTTGGTTTCGGAAAAGCTAACAACATAGGACTTCATTTAGCAAAAGGAAAATATATTCTTCTGATTAATCCCGACACTCTTGTTGCTGAAGATACTTTTACAAAGCTTATTGAATTTTTTGAAACACATCCCGATGCAGGAATGATCGGTTGTAAAATCTTAAATCCTGATGGAACATTACAACTTGCCTGCAGACGAAGTTTTCCCGGTCCGTGGACTTCATTCACAAAAGTTACTGGACTTAGCACTCTCTTTCCCAAAAGCAAATTATTTGCAAAATATAATCTCACATACCTTGATGAAAACCAAACTTATGAAGTTGATGCAATCAGTGGTTCTTTTATGATGATGAAAAAAGAGGTTTATGATAAGGTTGGTGGATTTGACGAACAATTTTTTATGTACGGAGAAGACCTTGATTTATGTTTTAGAATACAGAAGGCAGGTTATAAAATTTATTATGTTCATACAACTCAGATAATTCATTACAAAGGTGAAAGTACAAAGAGAAGCAGTCTTGATGAAACAAAAGTTTTTTATCAGGCAATGCACTTGTTTGTTAAAAAACATCTTTCAAGTTCTTTTATCGTTGAATTAATTCTTCGCTCTGCTATTGCAGTCAGAAGTCTCTTTGCCTTTCTCGGAAAGAAAAAACTTATCATAATTTCGGTGCTTATTGATTTTATAGTTTTTAATTTATGTCTTTATGCTGCTCAGGAAATTTATCAATTAGTAAAACCAACATGGCGTGGATTTCCGGAATATGCTGAATGGATTGTTTACACTATTCCCGCTTTACTTCAAATTATCATTGCATCTTTTGCCGGAGCTTATCAGAAAAATAAACTTTCGATATTGAAAGTACTTATTTCGATTGCTATAAGTTTTCCGTTACTTACATCACTTACATTTTTCTTTAAGCAATTTGCTTTCAGTCGTGCAGCAATACTGATTGGTTATATTCTGGTTTTACTTTCCTTCATTCTTTGGAGAGTATTATTCAAACAACTTTTCAATAAACTATTTATTTACGATTCAGAAAAACAAAAACGTACTTTAATTGTCGGAACTCAGAACAATGCACTGAATATTGCCTCCAAGTTAAAGCAAAAGAGAACTGAGTTGAGAAATATTGTTGGACTGATTAGCAGTTCATATAAAGATGTCGGAAATAAAATTGACTCATTTGAAGTGATTGGAACAGATCAGAATATTCAGAAAGTGATAAGAGATTATAAAGTTGATGAAGTAATCTTTTCATCAGATGAATTATCATATAATCAAATGATTCAGATAATCTCTTCGCTCAGAAAAGAAAATGTTGAGTTTAAAGTAGTTGGCAGCGATCAGGATTTTGTTGTTGGTAAAACATCAGTTTCAATACTTGATGATATGCCTTTATTCGAATTAAGTTTTAATATTTCTGATACAAAAATGAGATTTATTAAAACAATCTTTGACTATTCACTTGCTCTGTTTACTTTGTTTTTGGTCTATCCTTTCATATTTTTCAAATACAGGATTGCATCACAAAAGAAATCAGATTTTGCAGAAATGATTCTCAAGGTACCTTATGTAATATCTGGTAGATACAGTTTCGTTGGTCCAAAAGAAGATTATAATTCTCAGAATATTTTCTTGGGTAAAAAAGGGCTGACAGGATTTTGGTATTATGAGACAGATGATAAAGAAGAAATTGAAAAACTCGATTTTTACTACGCAAAAAATCAGAACATCTGGATGGATATAGAAATAATTTCGAAATCGTTAAACAAAATGTTGAACAAAAAGAATTAAGTATGGCAAAAACAATTTTAGATTTTGAAAAACCAATTTTTGAACTCGAGCAAAAGCTTGAAGAAATGAGAAAATTTTCAGACAGACTTGATATCGAAAAAGATATGGTCCGTCTGGAGGAGAAAGTAAGACAGTTGAAAGAGGAAGTTTACAAGGGACTTACAAGATGGCAGCGTGTTCAACTAGCTCGTCATCCTGAAAGACCTTATACGCTGGATTACATTTACGCAATGACTGAATCATTTGTTGAATTGCACGGTGACAGATTGTTCAGAGATGATAAAGCCATTGTTGGAGGATTAGCTCAACTTGGCAATCACAAAGTTGTGATAATGGGCCAACAAAAAGGTCGTGATACAAAATCAAATCTTTACCGAAACTTCGGAATGATGAATCCCGAAGGTTACAGAAAAGCTTTGCGACTAATGAAGTTAGCCGAAAAGTTTAATAAACCGGTTATCACAATGCTTGATACTCCTGGTGCATTTCCCGGAATTGAAGCAGAGGAAAGAGGACAAGCCGAAGCTATTGCAAGAAATTTATTTGAGATGGCAAGATTAAAAGTTCCGATTGTTGTTGTCATTATTGGTGAAGGTGCGAGCGGAGGTGCTTTGGGAATTGGTGTTGGTGACAGAATCCTAATGCTTGAAAATTGCTGGTACTCTGTAATTAGTCCTGAATCCTGTTCAAGCATTTTGTGGCGAAGCTGGGATTACAAAGAACAAGCTGCTGAAGCATTAAAACTAACTGCACCTGATTTACTTGAACAAGGAATAATCGACAGAATAATTCCCGAACCACTTGGTGGTGCACACAAGGATCATAAACAAATGGCAGAAACCTTAAAGAGTGCTTTGATAGAAGAACTTGATGCATTGGTTAGAATCAAACCTGAAAAACTTGTCTCATCACGGATAGAAAAGTTTGGCAAAATGGGAGTTTTTGTAGAGTAACATGTTTTTTAATGGAGCGAACTTTTATTGTTCGCTCCAACATTTTAATCGCTTTTCAAATCTTCCTCAAATCTAAAATCCCCGAATTTATTTATGTTTACGAAAACAAATTGAAATCTTATGCTTAAACATTATTCTTATATTCGTGTTCGTTATGCTGATACCGATCAAATGAAGTATGCATACAACGGAAAGTATTTCGAATATTTCGAAGTCGGCAGAACTGAAATGATGCGAGAAGTCGGACTTCCTTATAAAGTGATTGAAGAGAACGGATATTATATGCCGGTTATAGAAACCAAAATTACTTTTCATAGTCCTGCCTATTATGATGAGTTGCTTGAAGTTGAAACAAGAGTTGAACAACTGCCAACTTCAAAAGTTCATATTGATCATATAGTTAAAGCCAAAGAAAGAGATATTGTTGTAGCTAGTGGTTATGTTGAACTTGCTTTTCTTAATGCTCAGACTTACAGACCAACACGTGCCCCTAAATTTTTTATTGATGCAATTAAAAAGTTTTATCATGTATGAAACAATCAGAACAAATAAAAAAAATAATTAAACTTGCTCTGCAGGAAGATATTGGTAAAGGTGATATAACTTCACTGGCAACAATAAAAAAAAATCAAAAAGCAATTGGAAAATTTTTGGTAAAAGATAAAGGATTAATTGCCGGTTTATCAATTGCAAAGCAAGTGATGAAAACTGTTGATTCAAATCTGAAATTTAAAATTCTGATTGATGATGGTTCGGAAGTTAAGCCGGGAGATATTGTTGCAGAAGTTTCTGGAAATGCGCGAGCTATTTTAAGTTCTGAAAGAACCGCACTTAATTTCCTTCAGCGAATGAGCGGAATTGCAACAGCTTCTAATCTTTACGCAAAAGCTGTAGCCCACACAAAAGCAAAAGTAATTGACACAAGAAAAACTGCTCCCGGATTAAGGATGATTGATAAGATGGCAGTTAAGATTGGTGGATGCGAAAATCATCGTTTAGGTCTTTATGATATGTTCTTAATAAAAGATAATCATATCGAAGTTGCAGGATCAATTACTAAAGCAGTTGATGAATGCAGAAAATTTATGCAAAAGAAAAAGAAAAAATTTCTGATTGAAGTCGAAACAAAAAATCCTGATGAAGTTCTGGAAGCACTTAAATGTAAAGTTGATATTATTATGCTTGATAATTTTAAAATTGATGAAATGAAAAAAGCTGTTGAGTTAATTAATGGAAGATGTAAAGTTGAAGCTTCAGGAGGAGTGAATCTCAGTACGATAAAATCAATTGCTGAAACAGGCGTTGATTACATATCAGTCGGCGGATTAACTCATAGTGTAAAAGCACTTGATATTTCCCTTGAAATAACACCACTCTGATTTCAAATGTTAAATAAACTAAAAGAGTTAACCAAAGACACAGCTATCTACGGAATAAGTACAATGGTTGGGAGATTTCTCAACTTCATTCTTGTTCCGTTCTTTACTAATATTTTTGACCCGAATGAATATGGTTATGTTATGCTTCTATATGCTTACATCGGATTGTTCAATATAATTTTTGTTTACGGACTTGACTCAGCTTATCTTAAATATGCAGCATTCAAGGAAATCGGAGATGAGAAAGATAATTTTTCAACTCCTTATTTAAGTATCCTGTTTACTTCCATTTTGTTCACTTTAGTAATTATTATTTTGAAAAATCCAATTGGCTATGCGATAAATCTTCCGGAGAATTTTAACTATCTGATCATCTATTCTGTTCTGATAATTTTCTTTGATTCGAATTCTTCAATTCCATTTTTAAAATTAAGACTCGAACGCAAAGCAAAGTTTTTTTCACTGCTTAAAGTTTTAAACATTTCAATAAACATAGCTGCCAACTTCATCCTTATCTTGAAATTTAAACTTGGCATCGAGGCAATTTTTATAAGTAATCTTATTGCATCTGCGTTAACACTTGTGTTTCTGCTCCCAACCATTCTAAAAAGTTTCAGACCGAAAATTCACTTATTACTTTATAAAAGACTTTTAAAATTTGGTTTGCCTTATCTTCCTGCCGGACTTGCAGTGATGATGGTTCAGGTAATTGATGTACCTATACTTCAGGCATTGACTGATGTTGACACTGTAGGAATTTATAAAGCTAATTACAAGCTTGGAATTTTTATGATGTTGTTTGTAAGTATGTTTCAATATGCCTGGCAACCGTTTTTTCTCAACAACGCAAAGGAAGAAAATGCTAAACAGATTTTCTCTAAAGTTCTAACTTACTTTACTGTTGTCGGAAGTATCTTGCTTGTAGTGCTTTCTCTTTTTATAAGTGAACTTGTTAAATTAAACTTTGCGGGTTTTTATTTACTAGGACAGAAATACTGGAGCGGAATTCCAATCGTTCCAATAATTTTACTCGGATATTTTTTCAATGGCCTTTATGTGGTTTTTTCAGCAGGAATTTATATTGAAGAAAAAAGTATTTTCGCTCCGATTGTTACAGGAATTGGCGCTCTGGTTAATGTTGCAGTTAATTATACCTTAATTCCTTCTCTTAACATAATCGGAGCTTCACTCGCAACACTTGCAAGTTATGTTGTAATGGCTGCAGGTTATTACATTGTAACTCAAAAGTATTATCACATTCATTATGAATATGGAAAAATTTTAAAGATGTTTTTTGCACTTGTTGTAATTGGATTTTTACTTTATTCATCATTATTGAGTTTGGAAAACGCAATTATTTACAGATTGATAATCTCAGTGGCTTATTTGCTTTATATACTGTTTTTTGTATTTGATAAAAAAGAATTTCAGTTTATTAAAAATAATCTTATCAGAAGGAAAGATGTCTGAATCAATTGAAATAAAAGTCAAGCGACTAAGTGAAGAATTTTCTGATGTTCAACTTCCAGCTTACACTACTGAAGGAAGTGCAGGAATGGATATTCGAGCTGCTGTTAAAAGTGAATTGATAATTGAACCGGGTAAAGTTGCTTTAGTGCCAACGAATATTTCAGTGGAAATCCCACAAGGTTATGAAATTCAGGTGAGACCGAGAAGCGGGCTTGCAGCAAATAATTCAATCGGGATATTAAATTCACCCGGAACAATTGATTCTGATTATCGTGGTGAGATAAAAATTATTATGATGAATTTTGGCGATGAGCCATTTATTATCCATCGTGGTGATAGAATTGCTCAGCTTGTAGTGTCAAAAGTTTATCAAGCAAAAATCATCGAAACTGAAAATCTTAACTCAAGCAAAAGAGGTGAAGGAGGTTTTGGTCACACGGGTAAAAAATAAT contains:
- the dut gene encoding dUTP diphosphatase, encoding MSESIEIKVKRLSEEFSDVQLPAYTTEGSAGMDIRAAVKSELIIEPGKVALVPTNISVEIPQGYEIQVRPRSGLAANNSIGILNSPGTIDSDYRGEIKIIMMNFGDEPFIIHRGDRIAQLVVSKVYQAKIIETENLNSSKRGEGGFGHTGKK